The DNA segment GACTATGACCTCGTATGCATTATGGGGCCGGTGTTCCCGCACGAAGTGGTCGGGTTCAGCGGCGGCAACAAGTACTTCTTCCCGGGCGTAGCCGGTGCGGACATCTTGAACCTCTTCCACTGGCTCGGCGCGCTGATCACGAACTGGCGGATCAACGGCACGAAACACACGCCTGTGCGCGCCGTGGTGGACAAGGCGGCGGCGCTCATTTCCGTCGAGAAGCGCTGTTTCTGCCTCACTGTCGTGAAGAAAGACACGAAAGCGATCTTCTATGGCGCGCCCGAAGAGGCATGGTCCGCCGCGGCGGACCTGTCCGCGAAGGTCCACATCATACATAAAGGCCATCCTTTCCAGAGCGTGCTCGCGGTGGCGCCGAAGATGTACGACGACATCTGGGTAGCCGGCAAGTGCATGTACAAGCTCGAACCGGTCGTCGCCGACGGCGGCGAGTTGATCATCTATGCGCCGCACGTGCGCGAGGTCAGCGTCACGCACGGCGCGCTCATCAAGCGCATCGGCTACCATTGCCGCGACTACTTCCTCGCGCAGATGGACAAATTCCGCGACATTCCCGGCGGCATTCTGGCCCACTCCACGCACGTCCGCGGAATGGGCGCCTATGAAGGCGGCGTCGAGAAGCCGCGCATCCAGGTCACGCTCGCCACGGGTATCCCCGAGGGCGAATGCCGGGCCATCAATCTGGGCTACCGCGACCCCGCAGGCATCGACCCGGCGGGCTGGATGAACCGCGAGTCCGAGGGCCTGCTGCACGTGCCCGGCGCGGGCGAAATCCTCTACCGCTTGCGCTCGGAAGCGCCGGCGGGCATGTGAACGGAGGAAATGGGCCGGTGAAAGGCGCGCCAGCGAAACGTCTCACGCGGCGCATCGGGCCATTTGCCCTGTGCATCGTATGCCTCGGAGGCTGCTACGAGGCGGAACGGCCCAGCGAATACACACCGAAGACGCAAGCGCTCGATTGCGCGCACAAAGCCACGCTCGCGGTACAGGCGGGCAATCTGGAAGAGGGCTTGGGGCTCTTCGACGAAGCCATCGCCGCCGACCCGAAATATGTCCTGGCGTACAAGGGCAAGGCGGCGGTGCTGGGCATGCTCCAACGTTACGAGGAGGCCGTGCAGGCGCTGCAGCCGGCGCTGCAGCAGGCGCCCGAGGACGCGGACGCCTACCTGGCCCAGGGCATTTTCCTCGAACTGTCGGACCACAAGGCCGAGGCGCGCGTCTGTTACGCCACTGCGCTCGAGAAATACGATGCTCTTTCTTACCGCATGGAGACCGACCTCGACCGTCGGCTGGCTCGCGTGCAGACGCTCTACCTGC comes from the Candidatus Hydrogenedentota bacterium genome and includes:
- a CDS encoding DUF2088 domain-containing protein; amino-acid sequence: DYDLVCIMGPVFPHEVVGFSGGNKYFFPGVAGADILNLFHWLGALITNWRINGTKHTPVRAVVDKAAALISVEKRCFCLTVVKKDTKAIFYGAPEEAWSAAADLSAKVHIIHKGHPFQSVLAVAPKMYDDIWVAGKCMYKLEPVVADGGELIIYAPHVREVSVTHGALIKRIGYHCRDYFLAQMDKFRDIPGGILAHSTHVRGMGAYEGGVEKPRIQVTLATGIPEGECRAINLGYRDPAGIDPAGWMNRESEGLLHVPGAGEILYRLRSEAPAGM